In Gimesia panareensis, the genomic window AACGATATGAAGACGACTTGTCGCAGATTCTGAAAACGTCGGTCTGAAGTGTTGAAAGCCGGTTCGCAGGGGTTTATGGTTCCATTATGCAGAGTCTTTATTCAACCTTCATCATAATGAGCCGCCGATGATCCTGACCGGGAAAGAAATCAAGAAACGCCTGGGAACCGATATTATCATTGAGCCCTACCATGAAAAATATCTGAACCCCAACAGCTATAACCTCTGTCTGCATAACGAGTTGATGGTTTACGAGGAAATCGTGCTGGACATGGCACGCCCGAACCGGCTGGGGAAATATGTCATCCCGGAAGAAGGGATGGTTCTGCACCCCGGACAGTTGTACCTGGGACGGACCACCGAGCGGACAGAAACGCATAACCTGGTGCCTCTGCTGGAGGGCCGCTCTTCGATCGGGCGGTTGGGAATTTCTGTTCACGCCACCGCTGGTGTGGGCGATATCGGATTCTGCGGCTACTGGACGCTGGAAATTACCGTGGCCCAGCCGGTCCGCATTTATGCCGGCATTCCGATCTGCCAGATCATCTACCACACCGTGGAAGGTGAGATTGTCGAATACAACAGCGACAAATATCAGAACAACAAAGGGATTCAGCCCAGCCTGTTGTTCAAGGAGCTGGATCCGAACGAAAATCGCCAGATGCGACTCTCATTTGGCGAAGAGGGTTCCAGGGAATAGCCCGGCCCTTTCATGAGACTAAAAGAAAAGGCGTTACAGCTGGAACTGTAACGCCTTTTTGATTTGACAGACACGAGCCGGTTACACGGTCCAGGTATCCCCGGTGTTGAACAGGGATTCGAGGTCCCCTGCTCCGTTTTTCTCGATGGTGGATTCCACCTGATTGTAAACGGCTTCGTTGTAGGTCGGCTGTTCGACGCAGCGGAAGACTCCCATGGGTTCGGGCATTTCCGGATACCGCATGCTGGCCAGCAGGAACGCGAGGTTCATGTCTTCTGATTTTTCATCGTGGAAGAGCAGATCGTCTTCGGTGACACCTTTGCCCAGTTCGACGACTTCGGGCTGATCGTGGCTGTTGAGCCGGATTCCCTTATCGCGATCTTTGCCGAAGATCAGCGGCTTGCCGTGCTCGAGGTAGATCACGTTTTCTTCCTTCTCGCCTTTCTTCGATGCAAACGCGAATGCGCCGCTGTTGAAGACGTTACAGTCCTGGTAGACCTCTACAAAGGCGGTTCCCTTGTGGCTGGCAGCCCGTTCGAGCACGCTGCAAAGATGCTTGATATCGACGTCGACCGAGCGGGCGGCAAACGTAGCGCGGGCACCGATGGCAACCGACAACGGATTCAGAGGGCGGTCCACCGATCCGAAGGGAGTACTTTTGGTTTTAGTTCCCGTAGGACTGGTCGGTGAGTACTGTCCTTTGGTCAGACCATAAATCTGGTTGTTGAACAGGATGACTTTCACATCGACATTCCGACGCAGGACGTGCATGAAGTGGTTACCGCCGATGGAGAGCGAATCGCCATCACCGGTGATGACCCAGACCTGCAGATCGGGATTCGCGAGTTTCACGCCTGTCGCAACTGCCGGGGCCCGACCGTGAATACTGTGCATGCCGTACGTATCCATGTAATACGGGAAGCGGCTGGAGCAGCCGATGCCGGACACGAATACGAATTTTTCCTTGGGGATTCCCAGGGTCGGCAGAACCTTTTTCATCTGGGCGAGAATCGAGTAGTCGCCGCAGCGCGGGCACCAGCGGATTTCCTGGTCACTGGCAAAATCTTTGGGCGAGAGGACAGGTAGCGAGGTGTCTACACTCATTTTTTTATCCTTAAACGCAATCAATCGTTTCTAAAATAATTTCTCTGTTGGTCTGTGAAAAACGATGGTTTATTTTTCTTCGATCACTTCTCTGATCTTCTGTTTGACTTCGCTGATCAGGAACGGTTTTCCCTGGACCTTGTTCAGACCAACGGCATCTGCCAGAAAAGTGCCGCGAATGATCATTCGCAGCTGTCCGGTATTGAGTTCCGGAATCAGGACTTTCTTGTAGTTCTTGATCACATCTCCCAGGTTTTTGGGGAACGGATTCAGATACCGCAAGTGAGCGTGTGCTACGGAGAGCCCTTCCTGAATCGACTGTTTGACGGCGGTGCGAACGGCACCATAGGTTCCGCCCCAGCTGATCACGAGCAGGTCGCCGGACTCGGGGCCTTCGACTTCCTGTTCAGGAATGTGGTCGGCAATGCCGGCGATTTTGTTGGCCCGCAAAGTGGTCATGAACTGATGGTTCTCGGGAGAGTAATCCACGTTCCCGGTCACATCGGATTTTTCCAGACCGCCGACCCGGTGTTCACAACCAGGCGTCCCGGGAACGACCCAGGGGCGGGCTTTCTGTTCATTCCGCAGATAGGGCATGAACTGCTCGCCATCCTTCTGCCTGTTTTCGTGCGAGACTTTGATCGGCTTGAGCGAGGAAATTTCCGGAATCTGCCAGGGCTCGGCCCCGTTGGCAATGTAACCGTCGCTGAGCAGCAGTACGGGCGTCATGAATTCGACGGCAATCCGCATCGCTTCCTGCGCCATGTGGAAACAGTCGGCTGGTGAAGCGGGTGCGACCAGCGGCATCGGGCAGTCGCCGTTACGGCCGAACATGCACATATAGAGGTCGGACTGTTCTGTTTTGGTGGGCAGCCCGGTACTGGGTCCGCCGCGCTGGACATCGACAACGACCAGGGGCAGTTCCATGATTGCAGCCAGGCCCATGCCTTCGCCTTTGAGGGCGATCCCGGGGCCACTGCTGGCGGTGATTGCCAGGTCGCCGGCGTAAGAAGCACCGACCACACTGGTGATCGCGGCAATTTCGTCTTCCGCCTGGAAAGTGACTACGTTGAAGTTTTTCAGTTTGGACAGCTCGTGCAGAATATCACTGGCGGGAGTGATCGGATAGCCGCCGTAAAACAGCTTTTTGTCGGCCAGCTTAGCTGCGGTGACAAAGCCGAAGGCGAGAGCTTCATTACCGGTCACCTTGCGATACTTGCCGGGCGGCAGTTCCGCAGGATCGACACGGTAGTGCACGGTCATGGCTTCAGTCGTAATCCCGAAGTTGTAGCCTGCCTGAAGTGCTTTGAGGTTGGCTTCGACCAGTTCGGGTTTCTTGGCGAACTTGCTCTTCACCCATTCTTCAGTGGGGCTGGCATCCCGCTGATAGAGCCAGTAGACCAGGCCCATCGCGAAGAAGTTTTTGCAACGTTCTGCTTCACGGGGCGAAAGTCCCAGTTCCGCGACGGCATCGCGGGTCAGGCTGGTCATCGGCACTTTCTGAACCTGGTAGGCAGCCAGTGCTTCTTCGTCATCCAGCGGATTGCTCTCGTAGCCGGCCTTGGAGAGGTTGCTTTTCTCGAACGCGTCTTTGTTGACGATCAGTGTGCCACCCCGCTTGAGGTCGGCAAGGTTGGTCTTGAGAGCAGCGGGGTTCATGGCAACCAGGGTATCGACTTCGTCACCTGGTGTGTAAATATCGGAACTGGAGAAGCAGATCTGGAAACCACTCACGCCTCCCAGAGTTCCGGCGGGTGCGCGAATCTCCGCGGGGAAGTCCGGCAATGTACTCACATCATTACCGAAGACGGCAGACACGTTTGTAAACTGCGTGCCGGCCAGCTGCATCCCATCACCACTATCTCCACAAAAACGGATAACAACGGCATCCAGTTGTTCGCTGATTTTGCCATTAGCACCAGACACGTCTGTGGTCGCCATTCTGCTTGTTACTCCCCGGCAGTCTGCCCCTGCTTGAGACGAGACTGTTTCAGTTGAAAGAAAGTTGTTTTGAAAGTTTGTTTGTTGCTGTGTTGGTTATGTTGCTGATCGCGACGGCCGTCTGTTGAAATGACAGCTGTCTCTCGATTGCAAATCCATTTTTTCGGTCTGGCCCTGTTTTCTTATAACGCAAAACCAGACAGCCCATCACTGAAAATATGAAACCATGGAAAACGCGATGTGGTCTCTCAGACATGATTCGGGCCTGGTTGAGCATGACCCTGTTTAGGAGGGAAAGACGCAGGAGTATTTCACACTTGGTTTTCACAATTAAATGAATCATTTGGTCTGGCAAGCGAATTCGATTCAATCCCTGTCCGGGACCGAAGCTCGGCTTCAGACTTCCATGTATCTTCTCACTGACCGTTCACCATCGCTCCGTCAAACGGTAAACACAATGAAATAGAATTATTCCTTATAATCGGCATTTTTACACCAAATTCACCACAGGGAAAGCCTTGAAATAGCACATTCTTGCGTGATTCTTGAGATTTTCCCCAGGAATGTCCTCAAGCAACTTTCTCTACCGGAATTATAGTCAAAATCGTCACAAACCCAAACCATACCATACAGGTTTGTCCACTTTTTCCTTCTGTCCTCTGTAAGATCAATCAGATCAACAGATTCAGCTGAGGCGCGAAAAAAAACCGATCGCCGAAACAGACTCGTTTCGGCTATCGGAGAGGACACGCTGAAGCGATGAAAGGCTCACGCCGCCTTCGTCGTCGTATAGAAATAATTCATGATGTCGTGAGGCAGTTCCTGTACATCCACTTTCTCGAAACCAGCAGTCTGCAACATCTCACAGGCGAGTTCTTTCCCCCAGCAGGTTCCCAGCCCCGCTCCACCCTGCGCGAGGGAAACGGTCATACAGTGCATGGTGGAAATCGTGTAGAACATCGGCGCCAGTGGATTGTCCAGATTTTTCTCCACATGGCTGGAGGCAGCGATGTCCTGCATCAGGAATTGACCGCCCGGTTTGAGTGCCGCATTGACCTGGTTGAGCACCTCTGCCGGCTGTGCCTGATCGTGGATCACATCAAACGCTGTGATCACATCAAACGCCTCCGGTTGATTGATCTGAGAAACGTCCTGCACCTGGAAAGTGATATTTGTCAGTCCCCGTTCGGCTGCGGACGCCTGCGCCCGGCCGATCGATTCCTCGGAGATGTCATAGCCTGTGAAGCGACTTTCGGGAAATGCAGCGGCCATTTCAATGAGTGCCAGACCACTGCCACAGCCAATATCCAGCACGTCGATACCGGACTTTAACTTTTCTTCCAGACCGGGGGCCAGGGGGAGAATATGCTCGAAGAGGCCGCAGACCACGGTGTTGTAACTGTCTTCGGCCATCACTTCATGGAAGCGGGCAAACTCGGAATAGGGAACGCCGCCCCCTTCCTGGAAACAGTTCACGATTTTGTCTTCGACCGTTCCCAACAGAGAAAACCACTGCATCGTGGTCGCAAAGTTGTTGGGACCAGCGGCTCGTGTCAGCAGTGCCGCGTGTTCGGGGGGCAGAAAATATGTTTTCAGAACCGGGTCGTATTCAATGATACCTCCGGTGACCATGGCCCCCAGCCATTCGCGGACATAGCGTTCATTCAGGCCGGCCTGTTCAGCGATCTGACTGCTCGTGGCGTGTTCCATTTCGCTCATGATGTCGAACAGACGCGCCCGGTGGCCGATCGAGATCATCAGCGACAGGCCACTATGATTGACGATCTGCAGCAGTTTTTGACCGAAGTCGTCTGTCCGCTCCGTATCGAGATTCAGATTACAGTTATTACACATGGTCGCACACTCTCCTTCGAATTGTTGTGACAGCTGTTGGGATTCCAGGAACAAAGACAGGCCCGCTGTCGTTCCCTCTGCATGTCAGAGCGAAATATCCGGGAGTATGTTACCGTATTTTTTGAAAAAACGGGAAGCGGACTCAACAGAAAGCAGTAAGCTCTGCGCAGAGAGTGACTTAGAAAGCTTTCAATCGTGTTGAATCATCAGACCTGGCTACTGAGGTTTGGCAAGTCTCCCCTGGAATTCACTCTCTGAAGTTTTGCGACTCGTCTTCTGACCGGGGATTTCGAGAGTGACATCGAGATTAATAGATCCGCTCAGTTTTTCTTTCTTCGGCTCTGGTTTTATCCAGATCTGGGCTTCATGAACGGTAACTCGGATACCGGCAATGGCAGCATCGATCTTTTTCTGTGCCTCTGCTTTGTCAGCGCCACCCGGTACCACCAGCCCGCCAAATCCTTCGGCGAAACCCATTCCCACAGCCACCCCAATCTTGGCGATCCCTGTATATAACTTGCGTATGGCTTCTTTGAAGCGTTCATCTTCAATCACATAGTAGCCGTCTTCTGCTTTTTCAGCGAAAAAGGTCAGTTTACGGCCGATGCCAAACTCCTGTTTAAACTTGGCCGCATCTTTGGCTGTAATGGGCAAATGGAGAGTCACCTTGGCGGCCATTTTTTCTTCTTCGCCGGTCAACATGAACTCCACAAAGACTTCCCGCTTGGGTTCACCTTTTTTCCCCGGGATGGGAACTATATAGATCTGATTCTCACCAGTCAGCTCAGGATCGTCGTCAAACAGGATTTCAGGATCGGTCACCAGCTTGGAACCGAGATAGCCGGTAATGGCCCCGATGATGGAACCGGGAACAGCACCGATCCCGCCGGCGGTTGCGCCCCACGCACCACCGATTTTGGCTCCAACCCAGACCGCTCCCCAGACACTGACTTCCCGCTTGGTCTGATCGACATGATCTTTGGCCTGATAAATGTTATACATACTATTGCCGACCCCATAGATGATGAGCCCCTTCCCCAACCAGGGGGCTGCGCGACTGCCGAGTAAACGAAGTCTGCCCAATCTGGTCATGCGGCTGGGAAAGCCGGCGGCTCTCAGTGACTGATACGCAGCCTGCTGTTCGGCGTTCATCGCTCCCACAGTCGCTGAAGCGCCACTTGCCGCAGGCAGGCTACTCAGCTTAAGCATTTTATTTTCTTGATGAATCGCCTCTATCTGCTCGAAATGGTGCCTCATTCCTTTAGTAAGCCACTGGTTAACGGGCATCTTGGGAGAAAAGTGCAATGGAGTTGATGAGTCATACTTATGAAACGGAAGGTTTTTCAGCCAGTCAGCGCCGACCGTACCGGGAGCGGGGATGCCGTTTGTACCTTCGGGGTCGATCTGATTGACGGGTTCGCCGTTCAGATACAGATAGGCGTTCTGGGTCACCGGATCGGCAAGTGTTCCCACTTCCGTATCTGCAGAAATGAAAACAGACAGGGCGGCATCATACCAGCGGCTGCGATAATGATAGAGTCCCGTCTCCCGATCGAGATAGCGTCCTTTGGCGAAGAAGCGATTCGGCACCTGCTCTTCGATGACGTTGACTTCACCGCAGGGAGAATAAGTATAGCTGTTAACGAGTTCGCCTTTCTGGTTGATTACCGCGAGAACAGAATGATCGGGGGCGGTGATGAAGTAATACTGTTCGTCGCCGATAACCTGCCCGAACCGCTGATCCAGGTCGTCTCCGTTGAGATAGACACGATCCAGTTTGCCGTCGGTCAGTTCGCCGACGATGTTTTTGCGGTCCTGCAGAAACTGCGTCGACTTGCCGGCAATATTCCGCGAAGCGAGCAGTCCATCGGGATCGTAAGCGTACTCGATGGATTTGCTGTTCTGCAGATCGACGCGTTGCAGTAAATCGAGCGCATCATATTCGTAGCGTGTTGCCCCCTTTGGGTTCGAACGACTGATCAGATTGCCGGTAAGGCTGTACTGCAGTGTCGTCTCTCCGGCATTGAGCAGTTGATTCATTCTGTTGAACTTGCGTTCTTCTGTGCCCCGTTGTTTCAGATTGCCGGCCAGATCGTACTCATACGACTCGCGACGACCATCGGGATAGACGGTTTCACTCAGGCGCCCCTGGGTATCGTAGGCATAAGTAAAGGTCTTGTCCTGCAGGACCGCCCGGATGATGCGGCCGGCAGAGTCATAATCATAGGCAGCCTGGTAGATCAGTTTACCGTCGTTCTGCTTGCATTCAATTCGCTGCAACAGGCCATTGGGATGATAGGCATACTCAATCCGGGCCGTACTACCGGTGAGGAGGGCTTTGCGACGACCGAGGTCGTCGTATTCAATGCGGACCTCTGCGCCTGCGGGGCCAGCAACTTCAGTCAGTCGGGCATCGGCATCGTAGCGGTAGTTGAGCGATTTTCCTTCGGGGAGCAGGACGGTCGAGACGCGATCCCCGTTTCCGTAAGTGTAACCGACCGAGGTGCGCTGTGTGT contains:
- the dcd gene encoding dCTP deaminase, with protein sequence MILTGKEIKKRLGTDIIIEPYHEKYLNPNSYNLCLHNELMVYEEIVLDMARPNRLGKYVIPEEGMVLHPGQLYLGRTTERTETHNLVPLLEGRSSIGRLGISVHATAGVGDIGFCGYWTLEITVAQPVRIYAGIPICQIIYHTVEGEIVEYNSDKYQNNKGIQPSLLFKELDPNENRQMRLSFGEEGSRE
- a CDS encoding 2-oxoacid:ferredoxin oxidoreductase subunit beta, which codes for MSVDTSLPVLSPKDFASDQEIRWCPRCGDYSILAQMKKVLPTLGIPKEKFVFVSGIGCSSRFPYYMDTYGMHSIHGRAPAVATGVKLANPDLQVWVITGDGDSLSIGGNHFMHVLRRNVDVKVILFNNQIYGLTKGQYSPTSPTGTKTKSTPFGSVDRPLNPLSVAIGARATFAARSVDVDIKHLCSVLERAASHKGTAFVEVYQDCNVFNSGAFAFASKKGEKEENVIYLEHGKPLIFGKDRDKGIRLNSHDQPEVVELGKGVTEDDLLFHDEKSEDMNLAFLLASMRYPEMPEPMGVFRCVEQPTYNEAVYNQVESTIEKNGAGDLESLFNTGDTWTV
- a CDS encoding 2-oxoacid:acceptor oxidoreductase subunit alpha — protein: MATTDVSGANGKISEQLDAVVIRFCGDSGDGMQLAGTQFTNVSAVFGNDVSTLPDFPAEIRAPAGTLGGVSGFQICFSSSDIYTPGDEVDTLVAMNPAALKTNLADLKRGGTLIVNKDAFEKSNLSKAGYESNPLDDEEALAAYQVQKVPMTSLTRDAVAELGLSPREAERCKNFFAMGLVYWLYQRDASPTEEWVKSKFAKKPELVEANLKALQAGYNFGITTEAMTVHYRVDPAELPPGKYRKVTGNEALAFGFVTAAKLADKKLFYGGYPITPASDILHELSKLKNFNVVTFQAEDEIAAITSVVGASYAGDLAITASSGPGIALKGEGMGLAAIMELPLVVVDVQRGGPSTGLPTKTEQSDLYMCMFGRNGDCPMPLVAPASPADCFHMAQEAMRIAVEFMTPVLLLSDGYIANGAEPWQIPEISSLKPIKVSHENRQKDGEQFMPYLRNEQKARPWVVPGTPGCEHRVGGLEKSDVTGNVDYSPENHQFMTTLRANKIAGIADHIPEQEVEGPESGDLLVISWGGTYGAVRTAVKQSIQEGLSVAHAHLRYLNPFPKNLGDVIKNYKKVLIPELNTGQLRMIIRGTFLADAVGLNKVQGKPFLISEVKQKIREVIEEK
- a CDS encoding class I SAM-dependent methyltransferase gives rise to the protein MCNNCNLNLDTERTDDFGQKLLQIVNHSGLSLMISIGHRARLFDIMSEMEHATSSQIAEQAGLNERYVREWLGAMVTGGIIEYDPVLKTYFLPPEHAALLTRAAGPNNFATTMQWFSLLGTVEDKIVNCFQEGGGVPYSEFARFHEVMAEDSYNTVVCGLFEHILPLAPGLEEKLKSGIDVLDIGCGSGLALIEMAAAFPESRFTGYDISEESIGRAQASAAERGLTNITFQVQDVSQINQPEAFDVITAFDVIHDQAQPAEVLNQVNAALKPGGQFLMQDIAASSHVEKNLDNPLAPMFYTISTMHCMTVSLAQGGAGLGTCWGKELACEMLQTAGFEKVDVQELPHDIMNYFYTTTKAA